From a region of the Azospirillum formosense genome:
- the metH gene encoding methionine synthase — protein MPHILDTLRDRVLLCDGGFGSRIQALDLDVEKDYWGHENCTDILPLSRPDIVREIHRGYFEAGADMVETDTFGASPVTLGEFGISEKAFEINQRAVELAREAAETFTDGQPRFVIGSVGPGTKLPSLGHIPYQDLEDSFFVQAAGLIAGGADAILVETCQDPLQIKAAVNGIKRARAEAGSDTPVFVQVTVETTGTLLVGTDIAAAATVIQALDVPLMGLNCATGPLEMSEHVKWLTQNWPGLVSVQPNAGLPELVDGKTHYPLRADDFAHWLERFVTEDGVNLVGGCCGTNVPHIAAANQMLRKLAPAGSHRPNPKGRTVHWVPAVASLYSQVTLRQENAFFAIGERCNANGSKKWRELQEKNDWDGCVEMAREQVKEGSHTLDVCTAFVGRDEVAEMKAVVQRFAGSVTAPLVIDSTEYIVLEKALALYGGKAILNSINFEDGEEPARKRLALAKKFGAAVIALTIDEEGMAKTSERKLAIAKRLYDLAVNEFGLPAHDLLFDPLTFTIATGNEDDRKLAIWTLEGIEAISREMPGCQIILGLSNVSFGLNAAARHVLNSVFLDHAVKRGMTGAIVHVSKIMPLHQIPEKEVKTAEDLIFDRRAEGYDPLQAFIALFEGRKAADAKKKARAETVEERLKERIVDGDRTGLEDDLAEAMKTHPPLEIINTYLLDGMKVVGELFGAGKMQLPFVLQSAETMKAAVAWLEPHMEKLDGQQKGTMVLATVKGDVHDIGKNLVDIILTNNGYKVVNLGIKQPVGAIIQAAKEHKADAVGMSGLLVKSTVVMRENLEEMTREGLDVPVLLGGAALTRAYVETDCVASYGSGRVAYAGDAFDGLTLMDQVVGGSFDQQLAIQQAKRAGRAVNRRRVLGQATSAAVGPVDKDAARARRARLGEGVPVPTPPFWGPKVIEHVPLKTLVTYLNERMLYQLQWGYRKDGKSFEEFKEWAKKELRPVLDRILQIAAKEEILRPQAVYGYWKAAADGDDVILFAEDGTSEVARFTLPRQAKEDGECIADFLRDVNDGERDVLGLQIVTMGQHCAEVAREWFAENRYQDYLYLHGLSVEMTEAMAEYVHARIRAELGYGAEDSRDKEKLLQQAYRGSRYSFGYPACPNLADQEQLLTLLDAGRIGVEMSDEHQLHPEQSTSAIVLHHPRAKYFSV, from the coding sequence ATGCCGCACATTCTCGACACTCTCCGCGACCGCGTCCTGCTCTGCGACGGCGGGTTCGGCAGCCGCATCCAGGCGCTCGATCTCGACGTCGAGAAGGATTACTGGGGGCACGAGAACTGCACCGACATCCTGCCGCTCTCGCGCCCGGACATCGTGCGGGAGATCCACCGCGGCTATTTCGAGGCCGGCGCGGACATGGTGGAGACGGACACCTTCGGCGCTTCCCCGGTGACGCTGGGCGAGTTCGGCATCTCCGAGAAGGCGTTCGAGATCAACCAGCGCGCCGTCGAGCTGGCGCGCGAGGCGGCGGAGACCTTCACGGACGGACAGCCGCGCTTCGTCATCGGCTCGGTCGGGCCGGGCACCAAGCTGCCCAGCCTGGGCCACATCCCCTATCAGGACCTTGAGGACAGCTTCTTCGTGCAGGCGGCCGGCCTGATCGCCGGCGGCGCCGACGCCATCCTGGTCGAGACCTGCCAGGACCCGCTGCAGATCAAGGCCGCCGTCAACGGCATCAAGCGCGCCCGCGCCGAGGCGGGAAGCGACACGCCGGTCTTCGTCCAGGTGACGGTGGAGACCACGGGCACGCTGCTGGTCGGCACCGACATCGCGGCGGCGGCCACGGTGATCCAGGCGCTGGACGTGCCGCTGATGGGCCTCAACTGCGCCACCGGCCCGCTGGAGATGAGCGAGCATGTGAAGTGGCTGACCCAGAACTGGCCGGGCCTCGTCTCCGTGCAGCCGAACGCCGGCCTGCCCGAGCTGGTCGACGGCAAGACCCACTACCCGCTGCGCGCCGACGACTTCGCCCATTGGCTGGAGCGCTTCGTGACCGAGGACGGGGTGAATCTCGTCGGCGGCTGCTGCGGCACCAACGTCCCGCACATCGCGGCGGCCAACCAGATGCTGCGCAAGCTGGCCCCGGCCGGTTCGCACCGCCCGAACCCGAAGGGCCGCACAGTCCATTGGGTGCCCGCGGTCGCCTCGCTCTACTCCCAGGTCACGCTGCGCCAGGAGAACGCCTTCTTCGCCATCGGCGAGCGCTGCAACGCCAACGGCTCCAAGAAGTGGCGCGAGCTTCAGGAGAAGAACGACTGGGACGGCTGCGTCGAGATGGCGCGCGAGCAGGTGAAGGAGGGCTCGCACACGCTGGACGTCTGCACCGCCTTCGTCGGGCGCGACGAGGTGGCGGAGATGAAGGCCGTCGTGCAGCGCTTCGCCGGCTCGGTCACCGCCCCGCTGGTCATCGACTCCACCGAATACATCGTGCTGGAGAAGGCGCTGGCGCTTTACGGCGGCAAGGCCATCCTCAACTCCATCAACTTCGAGGACGGCGAGGAGCCGGCGCGCAAGCGCCTCGCGCTCGCCAAGAAGTTCGGCGCGGCGGTCATCGCCCTGACCATCGACGAGGAGGGCATGGCGAAGACGTCGGAGCGCAAGCTCGCCATCGCCAAGCGCCTCTACGATCTCGCGGTCAACGAGTTCGGCCTGCCGGCCCACGACCTGCTGTTCGATCCGCTGACCTTCACCATCGCCACCGGCAACGAGGACGACCGCAAGCTGGCCATCTGGACGCTGGAGGGCATCGAGGCGATCAGCCGCGAGATGCCCGGCTGCCAGATCATCCTGGGCCTGTCCAACGTCTCCTTCGGCCTGAACGCGGCGGCCCGCCACGTCCTGAACTCGGTCTTCCTCGACCATGCGGTGAAGCGCGGCATGACCGGTGCCATCGTGCATGTGTCGAAGATCATGCCGCTGCACCAGATTCCCGAGAAGGAGGTCAAGACCGCCGAGGATCTGATCTTCGACCGCCGCGCGGAAGGGTACGACCCGCTGCAGGCCTTCATCGCACTGTTCGAGGGCCGCAAGGCCGCGGACGCCAAGAAGAAGGCCCGCGCCGAGACCGTCGAGGAGCGGCTGAAGGAGCGCATCGTCGACGGCGACCGCACCGGGCTGGAGGACGATCTCGCCGAGGCGATGAAGACCCACCCGCCGCTGGAGATCATCAACACCTACCTGCTCGACGGCATGAAGGTGGTGGGCGAGCTGTTCGGCGCCGGCAAGATGCAGCTTCCCTTCGTGCTCCAGTCCGCGGAGACCATGAAGGCCGCCGTGGCGTGGCTGGAGCCGCACATGGAGAAGCTGGACGGCCAGCAGAAGGGCACCATGGTGCTGGCCACCGTGAAGGGCGACGTCCACGACATCGGCAAGAACCTCGTCGACATCATCCTGACCAACAACGGCTACAAGGTCGTCAACCTCGGCATCAAGCAGCCGGTCGGCGCGATCATCCAGGCGGCGAAGGAGCACAAGGCCGACGCCGTCGGCATGTCCGGCCTGCTGGTGAAGTCCACCGTCGTCATGCGCGAGAATCTGGAGGAGATGACCCGCGAGGGGCTGGACGTCCCCGTCCTGCTCGGCGGCGCCGCGCTGACCCGCGCCTATGTGGAGACGGACTGCGTGGCCTCCTACGGCTCGGGCCGCGTGGCCTATGCCGGCGACGCCTTCGACGGGTTGACCCTGATGGATCAGGTGGTGGGCGGCAGCTTCGACCAGCAGCTCGCCATCCAGCAGGCCAAGCGTGCGGGGCGGGCGGTCAACCGCCGCCGCGTGCTCGGGCAGGCGACCAGCGCCGCCGTCGGCCCGGTGGACAAGGACGCCGCCCGCGCCCGCCGCGCCCGTCTGGGCGAGGGCGTGCCGGTGCCGACGCCGCCCTTCTGGGGGCCGAAGGTCATCGAGCATGTGCCGCTGAAGACGCTGGTGACCTACCTGAACGAGCGCATGCTCTACCAGCTCCAGTGGGGCTACCGGAAGGACGGCAAGTCCTTCGAGGAGTTCAAGGAGTGGGCGAAGAAGGAGCTTCGTCCGGTGCTCGACCGCATCCTCCAGATCGCCGCGAAGGAGGAGATCCTGCGGCCCCAGGCGGTCTACGGCTACTGGAAGGCGGCGGCCGACGGCGACGACGTCATCCTCTTCGCCGAGGACGGGACCAGCGAGGTCGCCCGCTTCACCCTGCCGCGTCAGGCCAAGGAGGACGGCGAGTGCATCGCCGACTTCCTGCGCGACGTGAACGACGGCGAGCGCGACGTGCTGGGACTGCAGATCGTCACCATGGGCCAGCATTGCGCCGAGGTGGCGCGGGAGTGGTTCGCCGAGAACCGCTATCAGGATTATCTCTACCTGCACGGCCTGTCGGTGGAGATGACCGAGGCGATGGCGGAATACGTCCACGCCCGTATCCGCGCCGAGCTGGGCTACGGCGCCGAGGACAGCCGCGACAAGGAGAAGCTGCTGCAGCAGGCCTACCGCGGCAGCCGCTACAGCTTCGGCTACCCGGCCTGCCCGAACCTCGCCGACCAGGAGCAGCTTCTGACGCTCCTCGACGCCGGGCGGATCGGCGTGGAGATGTCCGACGAGCACCAGCTCCACCCGGAGCAGAGCACGTCGGCCATCGTCCTGCACCACCCGCGGGCGAAGTATTTCAGCGTCTGA
- a CDS encoding pentapeptide repeat-containing protein — translation MKTTIFAAFAVLSTFLGTALVPSAALAECTDPAQPKVNWRRCYFDGRDLSSVKLAGAMLRDATFQRATLKDADLSETDGYRAKFFSATMPGVKLDGARLIEADFTRADLTGASFKETDLRNAKLVNAILHNANFTGARLGGADLRHADLSGATWIDGTTVCAEKSLGQCN, via the coding sequence ATGAAGACGACAATTTTCGCCGCCTTCGCGGTACTTTCCACCTTCCTGGGCACCGCCCTGGTCCCCTCCGCCGCATTGGCCGAATGCACCGACCCGGCGCAGCCGAAGGTGAACTGGCGCCGCTGCTATTTCGACGGGCGCGATCTGTCGTCTGTGAAGCTGGCCGGGGCGATGCTGCGCGACGCCACTTTCCAGCGGGCCACGCTGAAGGACGCCGACCTGTCGGAGACCGACGGCTATCGCGCGAAGTTCTTCAGCGCCACCATGCCGGGGGTGAAACTGGACGGCGCCCGCCTGATCGAGGCCGATTTCACGCGGGCCGATCTGACCGGGGCCTCCTTCAAGGAAACGGACCTGCGCAACGCGAAGCTGGTGAACGCGATCCTGCACAACGCCAACTTCACCGGCGCGCGGCTTGGCGGGGCGGACCTGCGGCATGCCGATCTGTCGGGCGCCACCTGGATCGACGGTACGACGGTCTGCGCCGAGAAATCCTTGGGCCAGTGCAACTGA
- a CDS encoding DUF29 domain-containing protein, which translates to MDSRIGYDDDFYAWTQEQARLLREAARERLNTPIDWEHVAEEIEGMGCSDAKALGSALKRVIEHLLKLEHSPASDPRLGWRESVVNHRIAAWDEIDASPSLRRKIDLGRAHRDARRLAVLGLARDGVSEDAVPQDCPYTLEQVLDHDWWPANRHGLE; encoded by the coding sequence ATGGACAGCCGGATCGGTTACGACGACGACTTCTACGCCTGGACCCAGGAACAGGCCCGCCTTCTCCGCGAAGCCGCCCGCGAACGCCTGAACACGCCCATCGACTGGGAGCATGTGGCGGAGGAGATCGAGGGCATGGGGTGTTCGGATGCCAAGGCGCTCGGCAGCGCTTTGAAGCGGGTGATCGAGCATCTTCTGAAGCTCGAACATTCGCCGGCCTCCGACCCTCGGCTGGGATGGCGGGAGTCGGTGGTCAATCACCGCATCGCCGCCTGGGACGAGATCGACGCCAGCCCCAGCCTGCGCAGGAAAATCGACCTTGGGCGCGCCCACCGGGACGCCCGCCGTCTGGCCGTCCTTGGTCTCGCCCGGGATGGAGTGTCCGAAGACGCCGTCCCACAGGATTGCCCCTACACGCTGGAACAGGTGCTTGATCACGACTGGTGGCCCGCGAACCGCCATGGCCTTGAGTGA
- a CDS encoding nitronate monooxygenase produces MPVHTTLTQRLGLSHPVVQAPMAGGADTADLVAAVGEAGGIGFIGAAYLSPDQIAERARAIRTRTSHPFGINLFAPLPAPEAPGAGRMEAAVAAIARYHADLGLPAPGTPVLGADGFAAQLAAALDCGASAFSFTFGIPPADALAAIKARGMLLIGTATSVEEAVALERAGMDAVVAQGAEAGGHRGSFATGPGEVDFAAGLVGTMALVPQVVDAVNLPVLASGGIMDGRGIAAALALGAAGVQMGTAFLTCAEAGIPEAHKQAILDASETQTRVTRAFSGRPARGIVNRVMEDIADGDALPFPLQNTLTRPMRTAAAGQGRAEFLSLWAGQGVRLARRQTAAELMARLADEAGAAVRRLTGKD; encoded by the coding sequence ATGCCGGTTCACACCACCTTGACCCAGCGCCTGGGCCTGTCCCACCCCGTCGTCCAGGCCCCGATGGCCGGGGGCGCCGACACGGCGGACCTCGTCGCCGCGGTGGGCGAGGCCGGCGGAATCGGCTTCATCGGGGCGGCCTATCTGTCCCCGGACCAGATCGCCGAACGGGCGCGGGCGATCCGCACCCGCACCTCCCACCCCTTCGGCATCAACCTGTTCGCCCCCCTGCCCGCGCCCGAAGCACCGGGCGCCGGGCGGATGGAGGCGGCGGTCGCCGCCATCGCGCGCTACCACGCCGATCTCGGCCTGCCCGCTCCCGGAACGCCGGTCCTGGGAGCCGACGGCTTCGCCGCCCAGCTGGCGGCGGCGCTGGACTGCGGGGCGTCGGCCTTCAGCTTCACCTTCGGCATCCCGCCCGCCGACGCGCTGGCCGCCATCAAGGCGCGCGGCATGCTCCTGATTGGCACGGCGACCAGCGTCGAGGAGGCGGTTGCGCTGGAACGGGCCGGCATGGACGCCGTGGTCGCCCAGGGGGCCGAGGCCGGCGGACACCGCGGCAGCTTCGCGACGGGTCCGGGCGAGGTGGACTTCGCCGCCGGTCTGGTCGGCACCATGGCGCTCGTCCCGCAGGTGGTGGACGCGGTGAACCTGCCGGTGCTGGCGTCGGGCGGCATCATGGACGGGCGCGGCATCGCGGCGGCGCTGGCTCTGGGCGCCGCCGGGGTGCAAATGGGCACGGCCTTCCTGACCTGTGCGGAGGCCGGCATCCCCGAGGCGCACAAGCAGGCGATCCTCGACGCCAGCGAGACCCAGACACGCGTCACCCGCGCCTTCTCGGGCCGACCGGCGCGCGGGATCGTCAACCGCGTCATGGAGGACATCGCCGACGGCGACGCCCTTCCCTTCCCCCTCCAGAACACGCTGACCCGCCCGATGCGCACCGCCGCCGCCGGGCAGGGCCGGGCGGAGTTCCTGTCGCTGTGGGCCGGACAAGGCGTCCGTCTCGCGCGGCGGCAGACGGCGGCGGAGCTGATGGCGCGGCTGGCGGACGAGGCCGGCGCCGCGGTCCGGCGCCTGACCGGCAAGGATTGA
- a CDS encoding GGDEF domain-containing protein: protein MAGDQDFETARILADRAMERIAAHGLLPNPENFTLWYAYFGGQHPELTRAIELAQRDGALLSQGHCDELYKRFFTLDAEAQAIRETSERARVALGRILEQLGSVGSETDRYGQTLAGFRGELDQPMSLAELRAMVAAIAAETTAIVDRQTRLQSQLLESSQQLAELRVVLDSARREAMTDGLTGIANRRGFDLALASAAEEAMQSGMPMTLLMVDIDHFKRFNDVHGHLVGDHVLKLVAKVLTEGVKGRDTVARYGGEEFSVILPHTALANAVKVAEQLRASVGSRQIINRTRNANYGSVSLSVGAAEYRPAEDLLALLRRADEALYTAKRGGRNRVCAEATVAG from the coding sequence ATGGCGGGCGATCAGGATTTCGAGACGGCGCGGATTCTCGCGGACCGCGCCATGGAACGGATCGCCGCGCACGGGCTTTTGCCGAACCCGGAAAACTTCACCCTCTGGTACGCCTATTTCGGCGGGCAGCATCCGGAGCTGACGCGGGCCATCGAACTGGCCCAGCGCGATGGGGCCTTGCTGTCGCAAGGCCATTGCGACGAGCTGTACAAGCGCTTCTTCACGCTGGACGCCGAAGCGCAGGCCATCCGCGAGACGTCGGAGCGGGCGCGGGTCGCCTTGGGTCGCATCCTTGAGCAGTTGGGAAGCGTCGGATCGGAAACCGATCGCTACGGGCAGACGCTGGCCGGCTTCCGCGGAGAGCTGGACCAGCCGATGAGCCTGGCCGAGCTGCGCGCCATGGTGGCGGCCATCGCGGCGGAAACGACCGCCATCGTCGACCGCCAGACCCGCCTGCAGAGCCAGCTCCTCGAATCCAGCCAGCAATTGGCCGAACTGCGGGTCGTGTTGGATTCCGCGCGGCGGGAGGCGATGACCGACGGGCTGACCGGCATCGCCAACCGGCGGGGCTTCGATCTGGCGCTGGCCTCTGCCGCGGAGGAGGCGATGCAGTCCGGCATGCCGATGACCCTGCTGATGGTGGACATCGACCATTTCAAACGCTTCAACGACGTGCACGGCCATCTCGTCGGCGACCATGTGTTGAAGCTGGTTGCCAAGGTGCTGACCGAGGGGGTGAAGGGCCGCGACACCGTCGCCCGCTATGGCGGGGAGGAGTTCAGCGTCATCCTGCCTCACACGGCCCTTGCCAACGCGGTCAAGGTGGCCGAGCAGCTCCGCGCCTCCGTGGGGTCGCGTCAGATCATCAACCGGACGCGCAACGCCAATTACGGGTCGGTGTCCCTGTCGGTCGGCGCCGCGGAGTATCGCCCCGCCGAGGATCTGCTGGCCCTGCTGCGCCGCGCCGACGAGGCGCTCTACACCGCCAAGCGCGGCGGACGCAACCGGGTCTGCGCGGAGGCGACGGTGGCGGGCTGA
- the metF gene encoding methylenetetrahydrofolate reductase [NAD(P)H], which produces MTSGTPSVSFEFFPPKTEKMEQSLWQAIQRLAPLGPSFVSVTYGAGGSTRERTHNTVTRIQKETGIPAAAHFTCVGATREEIDAIARTYWDAGIRHLVALRGDPPETEGGVGGRYVPHPGGYAYAADLVAGMKKVADFEISVAAYPESHPEAPSAQFDLDNLKRKVDAGATRAITQFFFDNDAYFRFLDRCAAAGIAVPIVPGILPITNFARAVEFAGKCGAAMPKRFAETFEGLDADPETRQLVAATMAAEQCQALQAQGIKDFHFYTLNRSELTVAICRMLGVKAKQPAVS; this is translated from the coding sequence ATGACGTCCGGCACCCCGTCGGTCAGCTTCGAATTCTTCCCGCCCAAGACGGAGAAGATGGAACAGAGCCTGTGGCAGGCGATCCAGCGCCTGGCCCCGCTCGGCCCGTCCTTCGTCTCGGTGACCTACGGGGCCGGCGGCTCGACGCGCGAGCGCACGCACAACACGGTGACGCGCATCCAGAAGGAGACGGGCATCCCCGCTGCCGCCCACTTCACCTGCGTGGGCGCGACGCGGGAGGAGATCGACGCCATCGCCCGCACCTATTGGGACGCCGGCATCCGCCACCTCGTGGCCCTGCGCGGCGATCCGCCGGAAACCGAGGGCGGGGTCGGCGGACGCTACGTTCCGCACCCCGGCGGCTACGCCTACGCCGCCGATCTGGTGGCGGGGATGAAGAAGGTCGCCGACTTCGAGATCTCCGTCGCCGCCTATCCGGAATCCCATCCGGAGGCGCCGAGCGCGCAGTTCGACCTGGACAACCTGAAGCGCAAGGTGGACGCCGGGGCGACGCGGGCGATCACCCAATTCTTCTTCGACAACGACGCCTATTTCCGCTTCCTCGACCGCTGCGCCGCCGCCGGCATCGCCGTGCCGATCGTGCCCGGCATCCTGCCGATCACCAACTTCGCCCGCGCGGTGGAGTTCGCCGGCAAGTGCGGAGCGGCGATGCCCAAGCGCTTCGCCGAGACCTTCGAGGGGCTGGACGCCGATCCGGAGACCCGGCAGCTCGTCGCCGCGACCATGGCGGCGGAGCAGTGCCAGGCGCTCCAGGCCCAGGGCATCAAGGACTTCCATTTCTACACGCTCAACCGCTCGGAGCTGACGGTGGCCATCTGCCGGATGCTGGGGGTGAAGGCGAAGCAGCCGGCGGTGTCCTGA
- a CDS encoding ABC transporter substrate-binding protein, with product MLTRRLFLVCAALLAVSSWAARPAAAQSADPGATAFIQSLGNEAVATFSNKSLSREQAVQRFRALLYQGFDVAYIGRWVLGRYWNSATPQQHDEYQKLFERLIVNTYADRFVEYSGETFRITGSRVEGEADTMVSTQIVRPNGPPVNVDWRVRKRDTAYKIIDVVVEGVSMGVTQRQEFASVIGQNGGRVEGLLQALRQKVGSAG from the coding sequence ATGCTGACACGTCGCCTGTTTCTCGTGTGCGCGGCCCTGCTCGCGGTGAGCAGCTGGGCCGCCCGTCCCGCCGCCGCGCAATCGGCCGATCCGGGCGCGACCGCGTTCATCCAATCGCTGGGGAACGAGGCCGTCGCCACCTTCTCGAACAAGAGCCTGTCGCGCGAACAGGCGGTGCAGCGCTTCCGCGCCCTGCTCTACCAGGGCTTCGACGTGGCCTACATCGGTCGCTGGGTCCTGGGCCGCTACTGGAATTCCGCCACGCCGCAGCAGCACGACGAATACCAGAAGCTGTTCGAGCGGCTGATCGTCAACACCTACGCCGATCGCTTCGTCGAATATTCGGGCGAGACCTTCCGGATCACCGGGTCCCGCGTCGAAGGCGAGGCCGACACCATGGTCAGCACCCAGATCGTCCGCCCCAACGGCCCGCCGGTGAACGTGGACTGGCGCGTGCGCAAGCGCGACACCGCCTACAAGATCATCGACGTGGTGGTCGAGGGGGTCAGCATGGGCGTGACCCAGCGGCAGGAGTTCGCCTCGGTCATCGGTCAGAACGGCGGGCGGGTCGAAGGGCTGCTCCAGGCGCTCCGCCAGAAGGTGGGAAGCGCCGGCTGA
- a CDS encoding metalloregulator ArsR/SmtB family transcription factor, whose amino-acid sequence MDELLATLKAAAETTRLRLLALCAHGELTVTELTQILGQSQPRVSRHLKLLCDAGLLDRFREGTFAFYRLTERGASAELARVLVDAIPSDDPTLTLDLERLEAIKRARSEAAASYFRENAARWHEIRSLHVPEREVEEALLRLIPADGIGDLLDIGTGTGRMLEVLGPRARRAVGVDQSREMLSIARTKLEDTALRHCHVRQADMYQLPFPSGSFDAAVVHQVLHFAEAPADLLAEAARVLRPGGLLLVVDFAPHGLESLRAEHAHRRLGFSDAEVAAWCRHCGLDCGAVVHLPGEPLTVSIWPAVRAAKGASPADPSILSISGAQS is encoded by the coding sequence ATGGACGAACTGCTTGCGACATTGAAGGCGGCGGCGGAGACCACGCGGCTCCGGCTGCTGGCGCTGTGCGCGCATGGCGAGCTGACGGTGACGGAACTGACCCAGATTCTGGGCCAGAGTCAGCCGCGGGTGTCGCGCCATCTGAAGCTGCTGTGCGACGCCGGGCTTCTGGACCGCTTCCGCGAGGGCACCTTCGCCTTTTACCGGCTGACGGAGCGCGGCGCCTCGGCGGAACTGGCGCGGGTCCTGGTGGACGCGATTCCGTCCGACGACCCGACCCTGACGCTGGACCTGGAGCGGCTGGAGGCGATCAAGCGCGCCCGCTCCGAAGCGGCGGCCAGCTATTTCCGCGAGAACGCCGCCCGCTGGCATGAGATCCGCTCCCTCCACGTTCCGGAACGCGAGGTGGAGGAGGCGCTGCTGCGCCTGATCCCCGCCGACGGAATCGGCGATCTCCTGGACATCGGCACCGGCACGGGCCGCATGCTGGAGGTGCTGGGCCCGCGGGCCCGGCGCGCCGTGGGGGTGGACCAGTCGCGCGAGATGCTGTCCATCGCCCGCACCAAGCTGGAGGACACGGCGCTCCGCCACTGCCACGTCCGGCAGGCGGACATGTACCAGCTTCCGTTCCCGTCCGGGTCCTTCGACGCGGCGGTCGTCCACCAAGTGCTGCATTTCGCGGAGGCGCCGGCCGATCTGCTGGCCGAGGCGGCGCGGGTGCTGCGGCCCGGCGGCCTGCTGCTGGTGGTCGATTTCGCTCCCCACGGCCTGGAATCCCTGCGCGCGGAGCACGCGCACCGCCGCCTGGGTTTCTCCGACGCCGAGGTCGCCGCCTGGTGCCGCCACTGCGGCCTGGACTGCGGAGCCGTGGTGCATCTGCCGGGCGAACCGCTTACCGTATCCATCTGGCCGGCGGTGCGCGCCGCGAAGGGCGCATCCCCGGCCGACCCCTCCATCCTCTCCATCAGCGGAGCCCAGTCATGA
- a CDS encoding thioesterase family protein: MNHSPAPLCLHRETVRPEWIDYNGHMNVAYYLLAFDHATDAVLDHFGIGKDYAEGEGRSMFAVEAHLTYAREVTEGDGLTFASLVLGADAKRLHLFHEMRHEEDGFLAATAEFVLLHVDLAERRSVPLAPETAERLTRIAAEHAALPVPPQAGRSVGLRTPKGA; this comes from the coding sequence ATGAACCATTCGCCCGCCCCGCTTTGCCTGCACCGGGAAACCGTCCGCCCGGAGTGGATCGACTACAACGGCCACATGAACGTGGCCTATTACCTGCTCGCCTTCGATCACGCGACCGACGCCGTGCTCGACCATTTCGGGATCGGCAAGGACTACGCGGAGGGCGAGGGGCGGTCGATGTTCGCGGTGGAGGCGCACCTGACCTACGCCCGCGAGGTGACGGAGGGCGACGGGCTGACCTTCGCCTCCCTGGTCCTGGGCGCGGACGCCAAACGGCTGCATCTGTTCCACGAGATGCGCCATGAGGAGGACGGATTCCTCGCCGCCACGGCCGAGTTCGTCCTGCTTCATGTCGATCTGGCGGAGCGCCGGTCGGTGCCGCTGGCTCCGGAAACCGCGGAGCGGCTGACACGCATCGCGGCCGAGCACGCCGCTCTGCCCGTCCCGCCGCAGGCCGGGCGTTCGGTCGGGCTGCGGACGCCGAAGGGGGCGTGA
- a CDS encoding VacJ family lipoprotein, producing the protein MKLANLSRSLLRSAAVAVVALGMAGCATAPGSNEADATVSDPLEIPNRFVFAVNETADILLIRPATEVYVGVVPDPLRQAVHNFIQNLLGPLYIANNLLQGDFEGAQVATGRFMTNTILGLGGLADVATEAGIGDRPEDFGQTLGVWGVGPGPYVVLPFLGPSNVRDTLGYGVDTLADPFRIGTNAAGADNAMYGRTAAAGLDRRSQLLREIDDLRKNSLDFYATARSLYAQQRRAAIANDIAPATPEFPDFDEPAKK; encoded by the coding sequence ATGAAGCTGGCCAACCTCTCCCGCTCCCTTCTTCGCTCGGCCGCCGTGGCCGTCGTCGCCCTCGGCATGGCGGGCTGCGCGACCGCGCCCGGCAGCAACGAAGCCGACGCCACGGTCAGCGATCCGCTGGAGATTCCCAACCGATTCGTCTTCGCCGTCAACGAGACCGCGGACATCCTGCTGATCCGCCCGGCGACGGAGGTGTATGTGGGCGTCGTCCCCGACCCGCTGCGCCAGGCGGTTCACAACTTCATCCAGAACCTGCTCGGCCCGCTCTACATCGCCAACAACCTGCTGCAGGGCGATTTCGAGGGCGCCCAAGTCGCCACCGGCCGCTTCATGACCAACACCATCCTCGGCCTCGGCGGCCTCGCCGACGTGGCGACGGAGGCCGGGATCGGCGACCGTCCGGAGGATTTCGGCCAGACGCTGGGCGTCTGGGGCGTCGGCCCCGGCCCCTATGTGGTCCTGCCCTTCCTCGGGCCGTCGAACGTCCGCGACACGCTGGGCTACGGCGTCGACACGCTGGCCGACCCGTTCCGCATCGGCACCAACGCCGCCGGGGCGGACAACGCGATGTACGGGCGGACCGCGGCCGCGGGTCTGGACCGGCGCTCGCAGCTCCTGCGCGAGATCGACGACCTTCGCAAGAACTCGCTGGATTTCTACGCGACGGCCCGCAGCCTCTACGCGCAGCAGCGCCGCGCCGCGATCGCCAACGACATCGCGCCGGCGACGCCGGAATTCCCCGATTTCGACGAACCCGCCAAGAAATAA